Proteins encoded within one genomic window of Lysinibacillus sphaericus:
- a CDS encoding aminotransferase class I/II-fold pyridoxal phosphate-dependent enzyme — MQKKKPIVEGLERFRQQQNISFHVPGHKHGEFSRLPQAFKDVMRYDVTELTGMDDLHYPEGMILEAENLLAETYGATKSFFLVGGSTVGNLAMIYATCKRGDTIIVQRNAHKSIFHAIELVGAKAVYVSPLWDDRTLTATHVSYHDLKQAVDEYPDVKAVVLTYPTYYGMISKELSQQIAYCHEKNIPVLVDEAHGAHFNACSLFQPSALTFGADVVVQSAHKTLPAMTMASFMHVNSQLVNVDSIHHYLRMLQSSSPSYILLASLDDARYYIQTYMESDGAYIIEKKNQWVDALRSIGSLEVIEVDDPIKLLLRVKGYSGYQLQEALEAKQVYAELADAHQVLLVLPLLKQGYSFPFAEIRVRIKEAVTALLNTEKTEIQAVSHNAYSFTAITEPAYSFDEIANMKKEWLPYMRTMGRTAASMIIPYPPGIPLLVPGEKITVAKLSQLEELLATGATFQGNHRLEEKMIEVIK; from the coding sequence TTGCAAAAGAAAAAGCCAATTGTAGAAGGTTTAGAGCGTTTTCGACAACAACAAAATATATCCTTTCATGTACCAGGGCATAAACATGGAGAATTTTCTCGCTTACCACAGGCTTTTAAAGATGTTATGCGCTACGATGTAACAGAGTTAACAGGAATGGATGACTTGCACTATCCTGAGGGAATGATATTAGAGGCTGAAAATTTACTAGCTGAAACATATGGTGCGACGAAAAGCTTTTTTTTAGTAGGTGGCTCAACAGTTGGGAATTTAGCGATGATATATGCTACATGTAAAAGAGGCGATACGATCATTGTACAACGTAATGCTCATAAATCTATTTTTCATGCAATTGAGCTTGTTGGAGCAAAGGCTGTTTATGTTTCTCCACTTTGGGACGACCGAACATTAACTGCAACACATGTTTCCTATCACGATCTAAAACAGGCAGTTGATGAGTATCCAGACGTTAAGGCAGTGGTTTTAACGTATCCAACATATTACGGTATGATATCTAAAGAACTATCGCAGCAAATAGCATATTGTCATGAAAAAAACATTCCCGTTTTAGTAGATGAAGCGCACGGGGCTCATTTTAATGCTTGTTCTTTATTCCAGCCATCTGCTTTAACCTTCGGCGCGGATGTTGTTGTGCAGTCAGCGCACAAAACATTGCCCGCTATGACCATGGCTTCTTTTATGCATGTGAACTCACAATTAGTGAATGTTGATAGTATCCATCACTATTTACGCATGTTACAATCCAGCAGTCCATCTTATATATTGTTAGCTTCTTTGGATGATGCACGCTATTATATACAGACATATATGGAGAGCGATGGTGCATATATAATAGAGAAAAAAAATCAATGGGTCGATGCATTACGTTCAATTGGTTCGCTTGAAGTCATCGAGGTAGATGACCCTATAAAGTTATTGCTTCGTGTTAAAGGTTATAGTGGCTATCAACTACAGGAAGCATTAGAAGCGAAGCAGGTATATGCAGAGCTTGCCGATGCTCATCAGGTATTACTTGTATTGCCACTTTTAAAACAAGGGTATAGCTTTCCATTTGCAGAGATTCGTGTTCGTATAAAAGAGGCTGTGACAGCATTATTAAACACTGAAAAAACAGAAATACAAGCCGTTTCGCACAATGCCTATAGTTTCACGGCTATTACGGAACCAGCATATTCATTTGATGAAATTGCAAATATGAAGAAGGAATGGCTACCCTACATGCGGACAATGGGACGTACGGCTGCAAGTATGATTATTCCTTACCCTCCTGGCATCCCATTACTCGTTCCAGGAGAAAAAATTACGGTGGCTAAACTAAGTCAGTTAGAGGAATTACTTGCAACAGGTGCAACATTTCAAGGAAATCACAGGTTAGAGGAAAAAATGATCGAGGTCATTAAATAG
- a CDS encoding pro-sigmaK processing inhibitor BofA family protein has product MPWTVIVSICVPVALLFLYIVGRHIKLGKVLEGLSVFWFRFAFAFLLLFIIHLGVGYSGYNVPINLFSVFTIALLGIPGVLGITFLILFL; this is encoded by the coding sequence ATGCCGTGGACTGTAATTGTGAGTATTTGTGTTCCTGTAGCGCTTCTTTTTCTTTATATAGTAGGAAGACACATTAAATTGGGTAAAGTATTAGAAGGACTATCAGTATTTTGGTTCCGATTTGCATTTGCATTTTTATTATTATTCATTATTCATTTAGGTGTTGGTTATAGCGGTTATAATGTACCAATTAACCTGTTTTCCGTTTTCACAATTGCATTGTTGGGCATTCCAGGTGTACTAGGAATCACTTTTTTAATATTATTTTTATAA
- a CDS encoding YaaL family protein → MFFRNKGKLKREFDEKLVNLIKQTKEDLQQAKLIEELLNDYDLEVIAQRKAAESIHFYLFKEARIRRVLIK, encoded by the coding sequence ATGTTCTTCCGCAATAAAGGAAAGCTAAAAAGAGAATTTGACGAAAAGCTTGTTAATCTCATTAAACAAACAAAAGAAGATTTACAACAAGCAAAATTGATTGAAGAATTATTAAATGATTATGATTTAGAAGTTATTGCTCAGCGAAAAGCAGCAGAGAGTATTCATTTTTATTTATTTAAAGAAGCTAGAATTCGACGAGTACTAATAAAATAA
- the recR gene encoding recombination mediator RecR yields the protein MYYPEPISKLIDSFMKLPGIGPKTAARLAFFVLTMKEDDVLSFSKALIDAKRNLSYCSVCGNITDVDPCHICTDKQRDASVICVVQDTKDVIAMEKMRDYHGKYHVLQGAISPMDGIGPEDINVASLLVRLQDETVQELILATNSTIEGEATAMYISRLVKPSGIRTTRIAHGLPVGGDLEYADEVTLSKAMEGRREL from the coding sequence ATGTATTACCCAGAACCAATATCAAAATTAATCGATAGTTTTATGAAATTGCCAGGTATCGGGCCAAAAACCGCAGCCCGACTGGCGTTTTTTGTGTTAACAATGAAAGAAGATGACGTTCTTTCTTTTTCCAAAGCTTTAATAGATGCAAAACGTAATTTAAGTTATTGCTCTGTTTGTGGCAATATTACCGATGTAGACCCATGTCATATTTGTACCGATAAACAACGCGATGCCTCAGTAATTTGCGTTGTACAAGATACAAAGGACGTTATTGCAATGGAAAAAATGCGTGATTACCATGGTAAGTACCATGTGTTACAGGGGGCTATTTCACCAATGGATGGTATCGGCCCAGAGGATATTAATGTAGCCTCACTGTTAGTACGCTTACAAGATGAAACGGTGCAGGAGCTTATTTTAGCAACCAATTCTACTATTGAAGGTGAAGCGACGGCTATGTATATCTCTCGTCTTGTTAAACCATCTGGCATCCGCACAACACGCATTGCGCATGGATTACCAGTAGGTGGAGATTTAGAATATGCTGATGAAGTAACGTTATCGAAGGCAATGGAAGGCCGCCGAGAGTTATGA
- a CDS encoding YbaB/EbfC family nucleoid-associated protein → MRGMGNMQGMMKKMQKMQKEMMEAQEALNAEQFEGVAGGGMVKVTVTGQREVVEVNLDTSVVDPDDIEMLQDLIVVATNEALKKVEEKTNATMGKFTQGMNLPF, encoded by the coding sequence ATGCGTGGAATGGGAAATATGCAAGGCATGATGAAAAAAATGCAAAAAATGCAAAAAGAAATGATGGAAGCTCAAGAAGCTTTAAATGCTGAACAATTTGAAGGTGTTGCTGGCGGCGGTATGGTGAAAGTAACAGTTACAGGTCAACGTGAAGTAGTAGAAGTGAATCTTGATACTTCAGTAGTAGATCCTGACGATATCGAAATGTTACAAGATTTAATTGTTGTTGCAACGAATGAAGCACTTAAAAAAGTAGAAGAAAAAACAAATGCAACAATGGGTAAATTTACGCAAGGCATGAACCTTCCATTCTAG
- the dnaX gene encoding DNA polymerase III subunit gamma/tau: protein MTYQAFYRVYRPQSFREMSGQAHVKRTLQNALLANKTTHAYLFSGPRGTGKTSTAKIFAKALNCEHAPASEPCNECATCLSITDGSHPDVIEFDAASNSRVEEIRDIIEKVRFAPASSRFKVYIIDEVHMLSTSAFNALLKTLEEPPPHAVFILATTEPHKLPATIISRCQRFDFKRLSTNDITERMKVVLEDIELPFEEQGLKVIAQSAAGGMRDALSLLDQVVSFSGEMLKLEDALLVTGSISQDVFYDLAEALKVKDVAQMLALLEQLIADGKDPLRLSEDLITFFRDLLLLQTSENLAELLELVSPEERVFALAHDFAPDMLYGYIDILAKTQQEMRFSHHTKIYLETALLKMTQFSGGVVNQTAPSSEAVMSPELAQKIIALEQMVQQLSLQIQNGAPSQATQVAKEQRPRAKSPNGYKAPTGRIQEVLKDATKQDVQRVKAVWAQALNQLQKSQSALLAEAEPVAASSSAFVLKFKYDIHCQMVADNQMLKAQFTQLIAGQTGTMYEMLCTPEETWLKLREEFIRDHGLHQKKAPLANDDPNVELLEPPPAEMPEEPFIDDAQPLASQDPLVTEAEKLFGKDFIEIIED from the coding sequence TTGACGTATCAAGCATTTTATCGTGTGTATAGACCACAATCATTCCGAGAAATGTCAGGTCAAGCGCATGTCAAAAGAACGCTGCAAAATGCTCTCCTAGCGAATAAAACAACTCATGCTTACTTGTTTTCTGGACCTCGGGGTACAGGGAAAACAAGTACAGCTAAAATTTTTGCTAAGGCTTTAAACTGCGAGCATGCTCCAGCAAGTGAACCTTGTAATGAGTGTGCAACTTGTTTAAGCATTACAGATGGTTCTCATCCAGACGTTATTGAATTTGATGCAGCTTCTAATTCACGTGTTGAAGAAATACGGGACATTATTGAAAAGGTACGTTTTGCTCCAGCTAGTAGCAGGTTTAAAGTGTACATCATTGATGAAGTGCATATGCTGTCTACAAGTGCCTTCAATGCGCTTTTAAAAACGCTAGAAGAACCACCACCTCACGCTGTATTTATTTTAGCAACAACAGAACCTCATAAATTACCTGCAACGATTATTTCACGTTGCCAACGTTTTGACTTCAAGCGACTTTCAACTAACGATATTACCGAGCGCATGAAGGTCGTACTAGAAGATATTGAACTCCCGTTTGAAGAACAAGGTCTAAAAGTGATTGCGCAGTCAGCTGCGGGCGGTATGCGTGATGCATTGAGCTTGTTGGACCAAGTTGTATCCTTTAGCGGTGAAATGTTGAAACTAGAGGATGCACTACTAGTCACAGGCTCAATTAGTCAGGATGTTTTCTATGATTTAGCTGAAGCTTTAAAGGTCAAAGATGTGGCACAAATGCTTGCGCTGTTAGAGCAGCTAATCGCAGATGGGAAGGATCCGTTGCGCTTATCGGAGGATTTAATTACATTTTTCCGCGATTTACTGCTTTTACAAACGAGTGAGAATTTAGCTGAACTATTAGAGTTAGTATCACCTGAGGAGCGCGTATTTGCATTGGCACATGACTTTGCACCAGATATGCTTTACGGCTACATCGACATTTTAGCGAAAACACAACAAGAAATGCGTTTCTCGCATCATACGAAAATCTATTTGGAAACAGCATTGCTAAAAATGACACAGTTTTCGGGTGGCGTAGTCAATCAAACTGCCCCATCAAGTGAGGCGGTAATGAGCCCAGAACTAGCGCAAAAAATCATTGCGCTTGAGCAAATGGTGCAACAACTATCTTTACAAATACAAAATGGTGCGCCGTCACAAGCTACTCAGGTTGCCAAAGAACAACGTCCGCGTGCAAAAAGTCCAAATGGTTATAAGGCGCCTACTGGTCGTATTCAAGAAGTGCTAAAGGATGCGACAAAGCAAGATGTGCAACGTGTAAAGGCTGTATGGGCGCAGGCGTTAAATCAATTGCAAAAGTCACAATCAGCTCTTTTAGCAGAAGCTGAACCTGTTGCGGCATCTTCGAGTGCTTTTGTGTTAAAATTCAAGTATGATATTCATTGTCAAATGGTTGCTGATAATCAAATGCTAAAAGCACAATTTACACAACTTATTGCAGGTCAAACAGGCACGATGTATGAAATGCTTTGTACGCCAGAAGAAACATGGTTAAAGTTGCGTGAAGAGTTCATTCGTGATCACGGATTACATCAAAAGAAAGCACCATTAGCTAACGATGATCCGAATGTTGAATTATTGGAACCACCACCGGCAGAAATGCCAGAAGAACCTTTTATCGATGATGCGCAACCGCTGGCATCACAAGATCCATTGGTGACGGAAGCGGAAAAGCTGTTCGGTAAGGATTTTATTGAAATTATTGAAGACTGA
- a CDS encoding ATP-binding protein — translation MYSKAFISRSSLTWIISIALLTAIGSEIKIIPFANTSFRFGLGTIIFFLCTLLRPTPIILAGIVTSIVTTTLRIAISYYTHNTSLIDGIYTHLPAGTFYLLFAICLQLLNIHQYREKPLKLGLLVALSEVISNLAEQLLRFLVQSYTILFIHDLLILLAVALLRSFFVVGIYSSIVIAEQKKRVQEMLTIGSDLYVETLYLKKSMNHIETITANGLDLYRQLKAQGNRSESIQALHIAQEIHEVKKDSQRIYAGISKIVGDKSFGSLRLSELLHYIEDGNRKYSELLGKDIQFNISLDTDFLTKEHIALLALLNNLTANAIEAIEKQGIISIDIQQQEVDTVITVSDDGKGISESDLSIIFEPGYTTKYNVEGVAATGIGLSHVAELISKLNGSISVESNNYKTVFKIIIPTQTILTGET, via the coding sequence ATGTATTCCAAAGCCTTTATTTCTCGTAGTTCCCTCACATGGATTATATCCATCGCTTTATTAACGGCTATCGGTAGTGAAATTAAAATCATCCCTTTCGCCAATACTTCTTTTCGCTTTGGTCTGGGGACAATTATATTCTTTTTATGCACCTTACTTAGACCGACACCTATTATATTAGCCGGTATTGTAACCAGCATTGTAACAACCACTTTACGAATCGCTATTAGTTACTATACGCATAATACATCTTTAATAGATGGTATTTATACTCACTTACCTGCTGGGACATTTTATTTATTGTTTGCAATATGCCTACAGCTTTTAAATATTCATCAATATCGTGAAAAGCCATTAAAGTTAGGATTACTAGTAGCCCTCAGTGAGGTCATTAGTAATTTAGCGGAACAATTGCTACGTTTCCTTGTCCAATCTTATACAATTTTATTTATTCATGACCTGCTCATCTTATTAGCCGTTGCCCTATTACGTAGTTTTTTTGTTGTTGGCATTTATAGCTCTATTGTTATTGCCGAGCAAAAAAAACGCGTGCAGGAAATGCTTACGATTGGTTCAGATTTATATGTAGAGACGCTCTATTTAAAAAAATCTATGAATCATATTGAAACGATTACTGCTAATGGGTTGGATTTGTATAGACAATTAAAAGCACAGGGCAATCGTTCAGAAAGTATACAAGCACTTCATATTGCCCAGGAAATTCATGAAGTCAAAAAAGATTCTCAGCGTATTTATGCGGGTATATCTAAAATTGTTGGGGACAAGAGCTTTGGCTCATTACGATTATCAGAATTATTACATTATATAGAAGACGGCAATCGCAAATACAGTGAGTTACTCGGTAAAGACATCCAGTTTAATATAAGTTTAGATACTGATTTTTTAACGAAAGAGCACATTGCCTTGCTGGCACTATTAAATAATTTAACTGCTAATGCCATTGAAGCAATAGAAAAGCAAGGTATCATATCTATTGATATTCAACAGCAGGAGGTTGATACTGTAATAACAGTAAGTGATGATGGAAAAGGCATCTCCGAAAGTGACCTTTCTATTATTTTTGAACCTGGCTATACGACGAAATACAATGTTGAAGGTGTAGCAGCTACAGGAATTGGATTATCACATGTCGCTGAATTAATTTCAAAATTAAATGGCTCCATTTCAGTTGAATCAAATAACTACAAAACGGTGTTTAAAATTATAATTCCTACGCAAACTATTCTAACGGGAGAGACTTAA
- a CDS encoding response regulator — MRYFIVDDDRASRVMLKQIIEDSGLGTVIGEARNGVDAIPQILMTQPEFVLIDLLMPKLDGIATVEHLLQNRFEGQFIMISQVVNKEMVGEAYEQGIDFFIHKPINRIEVENVLRKTTEQFRLKNSLLVIRQSLTNIDLSEQINNKATSRDHIQSILNDMGIVGEIGSEDIIAIIETLLAHQHKIAPLPPLKELYEEIAAVTKSTPDEILKESKAIEQRVRRTILAAMINLANLGVVDYTNSEFEYYAPRYFDFKEIRQLMTQIEDHGNRKAKVNIKKFIQVLYSDILTKVN; from the coding sequence ATGAGGTATTTTATTGTAGATGATGATCGTGCAAGCCGCGTGATGCTAAAACAAATTATTGAAGATAGTGGTTTAGGTACAGTAATCGGCGAAGCACGCAATGGAGTAGATGCCATTCCACAAATATTAATGACACAACCTGAATTTGTACTAATCGACTTACTTATGCCTAAGTTAGATGGTATAGCAACAGTGGAGCATCTTCTTCAGAATCGATTTGAAGGACAGTTTATTATGATTTCACAAGTTGTGAATAAGGAAATGGTCGGCGAGGCCTATGAACAAGGGATAGATTTCTTTATTCATAAACCCATTAACCGTATTGAGGTTGAAAATGTTTTACGCAAAACAACGGAACAATTTCGCCTAAAAAATTCCCTATTAGTTATACGACAATCGCTAACGAACATCGATCTAAGTGAGCAAATAAACAATAAAGCTACATCGCGAGACCACATCCAATCGATCTTAAATGATATGGGGATTGTCGGTGAAATTGGAAGTGAGGATATTATAGCAATTATTGAAACATTATTAGCTCATCAGCACAAAATTGCGCCACTTCCTCCATTAAAAGAGCTCTATGAGGAAATAGCAGCTGTCACAAAGTCAACTCCTGATGAAATATTGAAAGAGAGTAAAGCGATTGAACAGCGTGTACGTCGAACGATTTTAGCTGCCATGATTAATCTCGCCAATTTAGGTGTCGTTGATTATACAAACTCTGAATTTGAATATTATGCACCTCGATACTTTGATTTTAAAGAGATTCGCCAGCTTATGACGCAAATCGAAGACCACGGGAATCGCAAAGCAAAGGTCAATATTAAAAAGTTTATTCAGGTGTTATATTCAGACATTTTAACAAAAGTAAATTAA
- a CDS encoding cation:dicarboxylate symporter family transporter: protein MKKKFKISLAAQILIGLILGIIIGGIFYGNPKVETYLQPLGDIFLHLIKMIVVPIIISTLIVGVAGTGDMKQLGRLGGKSLIYFEIITTVAIVVGLLSANLFQPGAGINMNELSQGDISKYVSTTEEVQHEGPFDIIVGIVPTNIIQSMAEGNMLAIIFFSVIFGLGVAAIGERGKPVLDFFQGVADAMFWVTNLVMKFAPIGVFGLIGVTVSKYGFASLIPLGKLAILVYATMLFFIFVILGLVAKFAGVNIFYLIRVLKDELILAFSTASSEAVLPRVMLKMEKLGAPKDIVSFVIPTGYSFNLDGSTLYQAIAALFIAQMYGIHLSIGEQITLMLVLMVTSKGIAGVPGVSFVVLLATLGTVGIPIEGLAFIAGIDRILDMGRTVVNVIGNSLASLVMAKWEGRFDKEKMKNYFKENENLA, encoded by the coding sequence TTGAAAAAGAAATTTAAAATCAGTTTAGCCGCTCAAATTTTAATCGGTTTGATTTTAGGTATAATTATTGGTGGTATCTTTTATGGTAACCCCAAAGTTGAAACATATTTACAACCATTAGGGGATATCTTCCTACATCTAATTAAGATGATTGTAGTACCTATTATCATTTCGACTTTAATTGTTGGTGTTGCTGGAACTGGAGACATGAAACAGCTCGGAAGATTAGGCGGAAAATCGCTTATTTACTTTGAAATCATTACAACAGTAGCGATTGTTGTTGGATTACTTTCAGCAAACCTGTTCCAACCAGGTGCTGGCATCAATATGAACGAACTTTCGCAAGGGGATATTTCAAAATACGTTTCAACAACTGAAGAAGTACAGCATGAAGGTCCATTTGATATTATTGTAGGTATTGTACCGACAAATATTATTCAATCAATGGCTGAAGGCAATATGCTTGCCATCATCTTCTTCTCTGTTATTTTTGGTTTAGGGGTAGCTGCAATTGGAGAACGAGGTAAACCAGTATTGGACTTCTTCCAAGGTGTAGCAGATGCTATGTTCTGGGTAACGAACCTTGTGATGAAATTCGCTCCAATTGGGGTATTTGGTTTAATTGGTGTAACCGTTTCCAAATATGGTTTTGCTTCCCTCATACCTTTAGGTAAGCTTGCAATACTTGTATATGCCACAATGTTATTCTTCATCTTTGTTATTCTTGGCCTCGTTGCAAAATTTGCCGGTGTCAACATTTTCTACTTAATCAGAGTGTTAAAAGATGAGTTAATTTTAGCCTTCTCCACTGCTAGCTCGGAAGCTGTCTTACCACGAGTGATGTTGAAAATGGAGAAATTAGGTGCACCAAAAGATATTGTTTCTTTTGTTATTCCAACAGGTTATTCTTTTAACTTAGATGGTTCAACATTGTATCAAGCAATTGCTGCATTATTCATTGCCCAAATGTATGGTATTCACTTAAGCATCGGGGAACAAATTACATTAATGCTTGTATTAATGGTTACTTCTAAAGGGATTGCCGGTGTACCAGGCGTATCATTCGTAGTATTACTTGCCACTTTAGGTACTGTTGGTATTCCAATCGAAGGTTTAGCATTTATTGCTGGTATCGACCGTATCCTTGATATGGGACGAACAGTAGTTAACGTAATCGGTAACTCACTAGCTTCATTAGTAATGGCGAAATGGGAAGGCCGCTTCGATAAAGAAAAAATGAAAAACTACTTTAAAGAAAATGAAAATTTAGCATAA
- a CDS encoding RraA family protein gives MAKVEISFKHLPTTAISDATGGHTNLRSDIKPLADHFKIAGRAVTVRLPDGENGAVLEAIRAASEGDILVIDAKGNRNRAVAGDFVISLAKGMGVQAFVVDGVIRDIAAIRELDFPVFSLGTTVAAGNKNGGGKVNVPIAIGGVTVQPGDYIIGDVDGVIVVPQEDAERIVAAAEAKVEKDEVRAQEAHVNGKASIIAYLDKVLTK, from the coding sequence ATGGCAAAGGTGGAAATAAGTTTTAAACATTTACCAACGACAGCAATTTCAGATGCAACTGGGGGACATACAAATTTACGCAGTGACATTAAACCGTTAGCAGACCATTTTAAAATAGCAGGTCGAGCGGTTACTGTACGTTTACCAGATGGCGAAAATGGAGCTGTACTTGAAGCGATTCGAGCAGCTAGCGAGGGTGATATTTTGGTCATTGATGCAAAGGGTAATAGAAATCGTGCGGTAGCAGGAGATTTTGTTATTTCTTTAGCAAAGGGTATGGGTGTACAGGCCTTTGTAGTAGACGGGGTTATTCGTGATATTGCCGCGATTCGGGAACTAGATTTTCCTGTATTTTCACTTGGGACAACCGTAGCAGCAGGCAACAAAAATGGAGGTGGTAAAGTGAATGTGCCAATCGCAATTGGCGGTGTAACAGTGCAACCAGGTGATTATATTATTGGAGATGTAGATGGCGTTATTGTCGTGCCTCAAGAGGATGCAGAGCGTATTGTTGCAGCCGCTGAGGCGAAAGTCGAAAAGGATGAAGTGCGTGCACAAGAAGCCCATGTCAATGGCAAAGCGTCTATTATTGCTTATTTAGATAAAGTACTGACAAAATAA
- a CDS encoding methyl-accepting chemotaxis protein has translation MSTKLYSRSEAGIKNSENLLATIQQVSKESSENVKNLDQLQNQADSIKGIVKTIQGIASQTNLLALNAAIEAARAGEYGRGFDVVAKEVRKLSVRVEQSISEVKENVEGIVREVGQVTESITRISEEIEKTNGQITVTTSDFAEIASAAEALDERSKQFIEII, from the coding sequence ATGTCCACTAAGCTTTACAGTCGTTCAGAGGCAGGTATTAAAAATAGTGAAAATTTACTTGCAACAATTCAACAAGTTTCAAAGGAATCTTCGGAAAATGTTAAAAATTTAGATCAATTACAAAATCAAGCAGATTCCATTAAAGGCATTGTCAAAACAATTCAAGGAATTGCCTCCCAAACAAACTTACTAGCTTTAAATGCAGCTATTGAAGCCGCAAGAGCTGGAGAGTATGGCAGAGGTTTTGATGTTGTCGCCAAAGAGGTACGAAAACTTTCCGTAAGAGTAGAGCAATCAATTTCAGAAGTGAAAGAAAATGTGGAAGGGATTGTACGTGAGGTTGGGCAAGTAACAGAAAGCATCACGCGAATTTCTGAGGAAATTGAAAAAACGAATGGGCAAATTACTGTGACGACGAGTGATTTTGCTGAAATCGCTTCTGCAGCAGAGGCTTTAGATGAACGGTCTAAACAATTTATTGAAATAATTTAA
- a CDS encoding TIGR00730 family Rossman fold protein, which yields MRIAVYCGSGLGNNPIYAEKASELGTVLAQHGHGIVYGGSKIGLMGKVADAALVAGGEVIGVMPTHLQKQEIVHAALTEIHFVESMHIRKAKMVELADAFIALPGGGGTLDEYFEVFTWAQIRLHEKPVILFNVNGFYDALLQHFSKMLEEGFIRPEHKALIRVATTAEEVLTMIK from the coding sequence ATGAGAATCGCAGTATATTGTGGATCAGGACTTGGCAATAACCCGATTTATGCTGAAAAGGCAAGTGAATTAGGAACGGTATTAGCACAACATGGACATGGTATTGTTTATGGAGGTTCTAAAATAGGATTGATGGGCAAAGTGGCAGATGCTGCATTAGTAGCAGGTGGAGAAGTGATTGGTGTCATGCCTACTCATTTACAAAAACAAGAAATTGTTCATGCCGCATTGACAGAAATCCATTTTGTAGAATCCATGCATATACGTAAGGCAAAAATGGTTGAATTAGCAGATGCTTTTATTGCGTTACCAGGTGGTGGCGGTACACTGGACGAATATTTTGAAGTATTTACATGGGCGCAAATTAGATTACATGAAAAACCTGTTATTTTATTTAACGTCAATGGTTTTTATGACGCACTGCTACAACATTTTTCTAAAATGCTAGAGGAGGGCTTTATACGCCCAGAACACAAGGCATTAATTCGTGTCGCAACAACGGCAGAAGAAGTTTTAACAATGATAAAATAA
- a CDS encoding deoxynucleoside kinase → MNLREKYDIPPQTVITIAGTVGVGKSTMTKALAQALNFRTSFEKVDTNPYLDKFYDDFEKWSFHLQVYFLAERFKEQKRIFEYGGGFVQDRSIYEDTGIFAKMHYDKGTMSPTDYETYRNLFDAMVMTPYFPHPDLLVYLEGPIDDVIGRIQERGREMEQQTPNDYWIEMHERYENWINNFNSCPVLRLDINDYDLLKNPDAIESIVSRISHMLKQTSHLRK, encoded by the coding sequence ATGAATTTGAGAGAGAAATATGATATTCCACCACAAACTGTTATTACAATTGCCGGAACAGTAGGTGTAGGAAAATCAACGATGACAAAGGCGCTAGCACAAGCGTTAAATTTCCGTACATCATTTGAAAAAGTAGATACCAATCCATACTTAGATAAGTTTTATGATGACTTTGAAAAATGGAGCTTCCATTTACAAGTCTATTTTCTAGCAGAGCGTTTTAAAGAGCAGAAGCGTATTTTCGAATATGGTGGGGGCTTTGTGCAAGATCGTTCTATTTATGAAGATACAGGGATTTTTGCCAAAATGCATTATGATAAAGGAACAATGAGTCCAACTGATTATGAAACGTATCGTAATTTATTTGATGCGATGGTGATGACACCGTATTTCCCGCACCCAGATTTATTAGTTTATTTAGAGGGGCCGATTGATGATGTCATTGGACGTATTCAAGAGCGTGGTCGTGAGATGGAGCAGCAAACACCGAATGATTATTGGATTGAAATGCATGAGCGTTACGAAAATTGGATAAATAATTTTAATTCATGCCCTGTCCTACGTTTAGATATTAATGATTATGATTTATTAAAAAATCCAGACGCAATTGAATCAATTGTCAGTCGCATAAGTCATATGCTAAAGCAAACAAGTCATTTACGTAAATAG